The genomic interval AAGTTGACCCTACTTAGCCCGTGATTCAACCCACTACGCTGGATCATCCGGAATCTGCGCGTCGTGCCAGACGCCTACGACCCAGACCACGTCCCCTTGAAGCCTGTAAAAGAAACGATACCTGCCGACAAGGACCTCCCGAAAGCCAACCTCCGAAAACTCAGGAATCGCTCGGCCCGACTCAGGAAAGCGGATGAGACGCTTGAGCGCATCCGCCGAACGAGCGCGGAACGCGCGTGCTGCCGACGGTCGGTCCACATGAATGTGTTCCACTGCAGCCAGGAACTGGGATCGCGCCCTGGGCGTGAAATCGATCCTGCGGGTCACGGACGCTCCAGCAACGCATCCGCCTCAGCCATGACGAGGTCGATGTCGTAGCCAACCCCGGCCTGTATCTCGACTTCACCCTGCACGAGAATGCGCAGAATCTCCAGTTGCCGCTGCGTGCGCTCGTAGGCACCAGCGCTCATGAGAACTGCCGAAGCGCGCCCGTGCTGGGTGATGAAGACGGGGGCCCCCGTGACCGACGCCTCCCGCACAATCGAAGACGCATCCTGTCGGAGCTCACTGATAGGAACGATGTTGGGCATTGCGCTCATTTGCGGTACCTCCTTTGGTACCATAAATACTACCACAAGAGACTCCACAGCGTGTACATCGAGCGAACCCGCTACGACTCCGTGTCGCCGACCCGCTCCAGTACGCAAAATGATGCTAGCACCATGGTACCCCAGGGTGAGCAACCCCCCGAGTCGCTCGCTGCCCTACTGCGCGGCTCTTGCCCTCGCCCAGCGCCATGCTGCGAGCCCCACGCCCGCCACCAGTAACGCGAAGCTCCCGCCCACAAACGCCCACTTCGCCGTCGTCACGACTCCTGCCAGCACGTCCACGACTGGCGTCGGGTCCGGGTACCGCATCATCACCGCCGAGGTGGCCATGTTCTCCAAGTAGTCCAGCAGCATTCCCGCGACCGGTGCCAGATTCGCGCGCTGCCACGGGCTGTGTGGCGAGAATGCCTTGCCGTACACCCAGCTGATCGCCGTCCCGAGGAACAGCGTGTAGACGAGCGGCCAAATCAGGTCGAAAGTGAACCGCGCCCTGACGTAGGCCTGGCGCCCGTCCTCGCCATACGCCGCCGCCATTTCGTAGAGATCATCGGCCGTGTAGAAGAGCGACAGATCGGGCGAGCCAGCAGCCCCGGCGTACACCTCTGCCTCTGCGGCTTGATCCGGCAACACCGACGCCGTGAACAGCAGGAAGATGACCAGGGCAAACAGCGCCACTTGGCCGGTCGAAAAACGCTGGAGTCGATCAGAGAGCTGCATCCACATCGGTTGATCTCCACATGCCACCAAGAGCCTACTCGTAGTGAGACCACATCCTAAGCACCTTCACCACCCGCTCCTCGTCGATGACCTGGTAAACGAGCCGGTGCGTGATGTTGATGCGCCGCGAGTACGCCCCGGCAAGGTCGCCCACGAGCTTCTCGTAGGTAGGTGGATTCTGGTACGGATTCGCCGCGATCACGCCGAGTAACGCCTGCGCCTTGTCCTTGAGACCTGCGGCGGCCAACTTGCGCGCGTCCTTCTGCGCGGCTTTCGTGTATACGAGTCGCCAGCTCACCAATCGAGCTCATCTTCGAGCTCGTCGGCCGAGGCGGCCATGCCCTCGATGACCGAGTCGCGCATGCCGGGGATCGAGACGAGGTAGAGCGTCTCCTGGACGGCGCGCCAATCATCCTCGCTGACGAGGACCGCGCTACCGCGCTTGCCGGTGATCTTGATTGGCTCATGGGACTGCTGCACTTCATCAACGAGCCTGTAGAGCTGCTTGCGGGCCTCGGTGGCGGTGAGACTGGTCATGGTGGCGCTCCCTTCACGTACGTCATATCGTACGCATAGAGGCCGCTCGTGTCAATCACACTGCGGGAGCCTAAACCGCAATCGTATGTCGGCGGACTTCGAGGTCGAGTCGGCCACCCAGCTCGTCTGCGGCGACATCCAAGTCGTAGTCCGCCTGTAGGCCGAGCCAGAACTGCGGGGTCGTGTCGAAGTAGCGCGCGAGGCGCAGAGCAGTCTCCGCGGTCACGCGGCGCTTGCCGAGCACGATCTCATTGATGCGCCGGGGCGGGACGCCAATGCTCAATGCGAGCCTGTTCTGGCTCAGGCCGAGCGGCTTCAAGAACTCCTCGAGCAGCACCTCTCCGGGGTGCACTGGCGCAAGCATCTTGGTCTTCATGGCAGGCCTCCTCTCTAGTGGTAGTCGACGATCTCAACATCGTGCGCATCGCCGCTGTCCCAGACGAAGCACACCCGATACTGGTCGTTCACTCGGATGCTGTGCTGGCCCTCGCGGTCACCGGACAGCTTCTCGAGCCGATTGGCCGGCGGACTGCGAAGGTCGTCGATCGCATGAGCGTTGTTGAGCATCCGCAGCTTACGCAAGGCCACTGACTGGATGTCACCCGGCAATTTCTTAGAGAACTGCCGTTTGAACACCTTTTCGGTCTCAGAGTCTGCGAACGACTTGATCATGGTTGCATGGTATAACGCGTTGCGTCATACGTCAAGCGTTATGGGCCGCCTTCAGGCTGAGCTCGATGCCGAAGGTTCCGCTGCGGGATCGCGGAGTCCATCCGCTTCGCACCGCAGCTCGTAGAAGAAGCGGACGATTTCGGGTGCGTCTGTCATTTGACCGGCCATCCGCTGGAGTGTCCGCTTGCCGACGCGCCGGTCCATCAGGGCCAGGCACCGACGAATCGTCGCCGTGTGGAGATGGTCAGGTGCGTCTTCTACACCGTCTAGGCTTTCGCGAACCGGTCGGGTCAAGTAGAAACCTGCGGCGACAATGAAGTCCCACTGGCCGAAGTCGGCGGCATGAGGGTCGTAGTCAGGCGCCGGGATGCACCGGGACGACTCGTCATCCCATCGGACACAAGCACGCATTCCCTTTTTGATGCTACAGAAGTTCGTGACGGGCGCGCCATCCACGAGCACCTCGGCATGACCGAACGAGTCGTGGGCCTTGCGGTAACTGGTCACCGTGAAGTCGACTCGGTCAGCTAATGATGGCGCAAGGAAGGACTTGAGTTCCTTCCGCATCCGCTGCCAACTGCTGAAGTGAGGGGTCTGCGTCATGCCACCGAGTCTATCACGCGCGGTACCTCGCCGTGTGTAACGCGACGGTGACGCCACGCCTCTCCCCACCCGAAGTCAGCCATCACCTCATGGGCTGGCGGATTACGGTCTTCCATCTCGCCGAATCCACTCTGCGGATGTCCGAGAGGTAGATCTCGTGA from Actinomycetota bacterium carries:
- a CDS encoding Txe/YoeB family addiction module toxin; its protein translation is MSWRLVYTKAAQKDARKLAAAGLKDKAQALLGVIAANPYQNPPTYEKLVGDLAGAYSRRINITHRLVYQVIDEERVVKVLRMWSHYE
- a CDS encoding HigA family addiction module antitoxin; the encoded protein is MKTKMLAPVHPGEVLLEEFLKPLGLSQNRLALSIGVPPRRINEIVLGKRRVTAETALRLARYFDTTPQFWLGLQADYDLDVAADELGGRLDLEVRRHTIAV
- a CDS encoding type II toxin-antitoxin system Phd/YefM family antitoxin, whose amino-acid sequence is MSAMPNIVPISELRQDASSIVREASVTGAPVFITQHGRASAVLMSAGAYERTQRQLEILRILVQGEVEIQAGVGYDIDLVMAEADALLERP
- a CDS encoding type II toxin-antitoxin system RelE/ParE family toxin encodes the protein MIKSFADSETEKVFKRQFSKKLPGDIQSVALRKLRMLNNAHAIDDLRSPPANRLEKLSGDREGQHSIRVNDQYRVCFVWDSGDAHDVEIVDYH
- a CDS encoding type II toxin-antitoxin system Phd/YefM family antitoxin; its protein translation is MTSLTATEARKQLYRLVDEVQQSHEPIKITGKRGSAVLVSEDDWRAVQETLYLVSIPGMRDSVIEGMAASADELEDELDW
- a CDS encoding type II toxin-antitoxin system RelE/ParE family toxin; its protein translation is MTRRIDFTPRARSQFLAAVEHIHVDRPSAARAFRARSADALKRLIRFPESGRAIPEFSEVGFREVLVGRYRFFYRLQGDVVWVVGVWHDAQIPDDPA